The Hemicordylus capensis ecotype Gifberg chromosome 6, rHemCap1.1.pri, whole genome shotgun sequence genome window below encodes:
- the LOC128330104 gene encoding olfactory receptor 2B2-like has product MCYISSTVPQLLVHFLSRTQTIPLLACATQNYAFFAFGVTECFLLAVMAYDCYVAICCLLNYTLVMGHGICAKMAGASWICGILHSVVFTVYTFHVPFCRSNHMDHFFCEAPQLLKLFCADTYINELVIFGVAVLFLIIPFSLVFVSYTRIVASILHISSAAGRRKTFSSCASHFTVVSLFYGAAIFMYMRPRSTHSV; this is encoded by the coding sequence ATGTGCTATATCTCCAGCACAGTGCCGCAGCTGCTGGTCCATTTCCTGAGTCGTACCCAGACAATCCCGCTGCTGGCCTGTGCCACCCAGAACTACGCCTTCTTTGCCTTTGGTGTTACTGAATGTTTCCTGCTGGCTGTCATGGCTTATGACTGCTATGTTGCCATCTGCTGCCTCCTCAACTATACCTTGGTAATGGGGCATGGAATATGTGCTAAGATGGCTGGTGCCTCCTGGATCTGTGGCATCCTGCACTCAGTAGTGTTCACTGTTTATACCTTCCATGTACCCTTCTGCAGGTCCAACCACATGGATCACTTCTTCTGTGAGGCCCCTCAGCTGCTCAAGTTGTTCTGTGCTGACACGTACATTAACGAACTGGTCATCTTTGGCGTGGCTGTCCTGTTTCTCATTATCCCCTTCTCCCTAGTCTTTGTCTCCTACACTCGCATTGTAGCAAGTATCTTGCATATAAGCTCAGCAGCTGGGCGCCGGAAGACTTTCTCTAGCTGTGCTTCACACTTCACGGTTGTCTCCCTTTTCTATGGAGCAGCCATTTTCATGTACATGAGACCTCGTTCTACCCACTCAGTGTAG
- the LOC128331306 gene encoding olfactory receptor 13H1-like yields MGRRDNETTVTEFILLGLSSNPRIKIALFGLFLIVYLITVLGNGLLVLLAMVDPRLHTPMYFFLGNLSVLDICYTTSSIPQMLTHCLSAKSTISYARCFAQMYISLFLGMTECLLLAMMSYDRWVAVCNPLRYTLIMSKKVCIAMASFSWGSSLLLVMIPSLTSQKSLCGHNILDHFACEVQVMLKLFCSYTRINQIVMFATSILTLLLPFGFILITYARIIAAVLKMHSAENRSKVFSTCSSHLMVVAIFYGTAMSMYLQPQTKASSNHDKFVAVFYGTITPMLNPLIYSLRNKDVKHAFWKLAWKKRYL; encoded by the coding sequence ATGGGAAGAAGAGATAACGAGACCACAGTGACAGAATTCATCCTGCTGGGCCTCTCCAGCAACCCACGCATAAAGATTGCTCTCTTTGGCCTCTTTCTCATTGTTTACCTCATCACTGTGTTGGGCAATGGTCTACTCGTACTGCTTGCCATGGTGGATCCCCGGCTTCACACTCCCATGTACTTTTTCCTTGGCAACTTGTCTGTCCTTGACATTTGCTATACAACCAGCAGCATCCCCCAGATGTTGACTCACTGTCTTTCTGCCAAGTCCACCATCTCCTACGCAAGGTGTTTTGCCCAAATGTACATCTCACTTTTCTTGGGGATGACAGAGTGCCTTCTACTGGCAATGATGTCCTATGACCGTTGGGTGGCTGTCTGCAACCCACTGCGCTACACACTCATCATGAGCAAGAAGGTCTGCATTGCTATGGCAAGCTTTTCATGGGGCAGCTCTCTCCTCCTGGTCATGATCCCTTCCCTCACCTCACAAAAATCCCTGTGTGGGCACAACATCCTTGATCACTTTGCATGTGAAGTACAAGTCATGCTTAAATTGTTCTGCTCGTATACTCGCATCAACCAAATTGTCATGTTTGCCACCAGCATCCTTACCCTGCTTCTGCCCTTTGGCTTCATCCTCATCACGTATGCCCGCATTATTGCTGCTGTGCTGAAAATGCATTCTGCTGAGAACAGGAGCAAAGTCTTCTCCACCTGTAGTTCCCACCTCATGGTGGTGGCCATATTCTATGGGACAGCCATGTCCATGTACCTGCAGCCTCAGACCAAGGCCTCCTCAAATCATGACAAGTTTGTTGCTGTATTCTATGGTACCATCACTCCAATGCTGAATCCCCTGATTTACAGCCTAAGGAACAAGGATGTGAAGCATGCCTTTTGGAAATTGGCTTGGAAAAAGAGGTACCTCTGA